Proteins from one Xenorhabdus griffiniae genomic window:
- a CDS encoding phage baseplate plug family protein: protein MIYEIPVSTDEVQEQSFTLFEMNLKFTLYFNSISNGWQFDLLDTNSDYYIAQRYGMAVNSPVLFTKNLPFIILMSDGSGLGINSVRRNEMGKRLKIYFVDKEAWHEAIRTTG, encoded by the coding sequence ATGATATATGAAATACCCGTTTCAACTGACGAAGTTCAGGAGCAATCGTTCACGCTGTTTGAAATGAATCTAAAATTTACCCTGTATTTCAATTCAATTTCTAACGGGTGGCAGTTTGATTTACTGGATACCAACTCAGATTACTACATCGCCCAACGGTACGGGATGGCGGTAAACAGCCCTGTGCTTTTCACTAAAAACCTACCATTCATCATATTAATGAGTGATGGCTCTGGATTAGGGATAAATTCAGTCCGGCGTAATGAAATGGGAAAGCGGCTAAAAATCTATTTTGTCGATAAAGAGGCATGGCATGAGGCAATTCGGACGACAGGTTAA
- a CDS encoding phage protein — translation MAHYNHSQAILTISGYEISGFENVADALSIAPVGDDGDITYGVNGNGVFVATCNQGMVIIIKLLQHSADNEYLNKLRNIQINTPKAFSPLHIYYKDTMNGDEIMLDSCYFTTPPTITRGTAHNGVTWTLKATRSTMNLKKGLYN, via the coding sequence ATGGCTCACTATAACCATTCACAGGCAATTCTAACCATCTCCGGTTATGAGATTTCAGGGTTTGAGAACGTGGCAGATGCGCTATCCATTGCGCCGGTCGGTGATGATGGTGATATCACGTATGGAGTCAATGGCAATGGGGTGTTCGTTGCCACGTGCAATCAAGGGATGGTGATAATCATCAAACTACTCCAGCACAGTGCAGACAACGAGTACCTAAACAAACTGCGTAATATCCAGATCAACACACCAAAAGCCTTCTCGCCACTGCATATTTACTACAAAGACACGATGAATGGCGACGAGATTATGCTGGACAGTTGTTACTTTACCACTCCGCCCACAATTACACGCGGAACCGCACATAACGGCGTCACGTGGACACTAAAAGCTACGCGCTCAACCATGAACCTCAAGAAAGGACTGTATAACTAA
- a CDS encoding type II toxin-antitoxin system HicA family toxin — protein sequence MGSGLYPQLKEILLAHGCYFVRQGKGSHEIWRSDITNKAFSVPYTIVSKHTANSILKQAGINEKI from the coding sequence ATGGGTTCCGGCTTATATCCGCAACTAAAAGAAATTCTATTAGCACATGGCTGTTACTTTGTAAGACAAGGCAAAGGCAGCCATGAAATATGGCGTAGCGATATAACCAACAAAGCATTTAGTGTGCCATATACAATAGTCTCTAAGCATACCGCTAACTCAATTCTGAAACAGGCAGGCATTAACGAGAAAATTTAA
- a CDS encoding DUF1902 domain-containing protein translates to MGVVITRLEAFVVNVIHDDMWVAECDELGLVTEAKTYDELTEKVWEIAPELYEINGLGDHSEVFRLKFVQEQSSDSRMAL, encoded by the coding sequence ATGGGAGTGGTTATAACAAGACTTGAGGCTTTCGTTGTAAATGTTATCCATGATGACATGTGGGTCGCTGAGTGTGATGAACTTGGGTTGGTTACAGAAGCTAAAACTTACGATGAACTGACAGAAAAAGTTTGGGAAATAGCGCCTGAGCTTTATGAGATTAATGGACTTGGCGATCATTCTGAGGTTTTCCGCCTTAAGTTCGTCCAAGAACAATCATCTGATTCCAGGATGGCTCTCTGA
- a CDS encoding DUF4054 domain-containing protein — translation MDFLTRYPEFANVDKHRIELALQDAADQISSKVWRRLYEQGRQALAAHLLYVSGALTRSGNNNGKPVQIAMSKSAGGLSIGYSAPDAGFTANHEGYASSTYGQEYLRLRKLVSRHMLVVR, via the coding sequence ATGGATTTTCTCACCCGTTACCCCGAATTTGCCAACGTTGATAAGCATCGCATTGAGCTAGCCCTACAGGATGCCGCTGACCAAATAAGTAGCAAAGTGTGGAGAAGGCTCTATGAGCAAGGGCGGCAGGCTTTGGCTGCTCACCTCCTCTATGTCTCTGGTGCATTAACCCGCAGCGGTAACAACAACGGAAAACCCGTACAGATAGCGATGAGTAAATCGGCTGGTGGATTATCCATCGGCTATTCTGCGCCTGATGCGGGATTCACGGCTAACCATGAGGGTTATGCATCCAGTACCTACGGGCAGGAGTATTTGCGCCTGCGAAAATTAGTCTCCCGGCATATGTTGGTGGTGCGATGA
- a CDS encoding Arc family DNA-binding protein codes for MSRIAPYPLRMPPELREALEQKAEKSKRSLQQEVIYHIDMSLQIEKLFVATSSDDIYTRIAKALKSESESKKKDEDIEKLKMQISLLHGITKDTDTDRFMKINTQVKIAQEALDNITKHIPPRYEEPIKTKK; via the coding sequence ATGTCACGTATAGCGCCATACCCTTTAAGAATGCCACCTGAATTAAGGGAAGCGTTGGAACAGAAGGCAGAGAAATCGAAGCGGAGCCTTCAGCAAGAGGTCATTTATCACATTGATATGTCATTGCAGATTGAAAAGCTTTTTGTAGCCACTTCATCTGACGATATTTATACGCGGATAGCTAAGGCGTTAAAATCAGAAAGCGAGTCTAAGAAAAAAGATGAAGATATTGAGAAATTAAAAATGCAAATTAGTCTGTTGCATGGAATAACAAAAGACACAGACACAGACAGATTTATGAAAATTAATACACAGGTTAAAATTGCTCAGGAAGCACTGGATAATATAACCAAACACATACCACCGAGGTATGAAGAGCCTATAAAAACTAAAAAATAA
- a CDS encoding Arc family DNA-binding protein, producing MSHPKRIQPYPLRMPPEVREWYEEESNRNDRSLNAEIVKILRDRMNRAIGQRKNAAQ from the coding sequence ATGAGTCACCCAAAAAGAATACAACCATATCCGCTAAGAATGCCGCCCGAAGTTAGGGAATGGTATGAGGAAGAATCCAACCGCAATGATCGTTCTTTAAATGCTGAGATTGTAAAAATACTGAGGGACAGAATGAATAGAGCAATAGGACAAAGAAAAAATGCAGCCCAATAA
- a CDS encoding structural cement protein Gp24, protein MSGKNLYLGKRWFAGQVSRAGESGIVAPSYINADDKAILGGRFVAMGDAVQTCRNVSAASDRILGVSMVIGIFHEFKPNRNLSVMTLPHGSEIVVQMAEDSELKIGDTVSVVVKGKDAGTASHNGDIKTHFYVTDVNGSLAKIMRSEVINQAGGTGAGV, encoded by the coding sequence ATGTCAGGTAAGAATCTTTATCTCGGTAAACGCTGGTTCGCCGGGCAGGTATCGCGTGCGGGCGAGTCCGGTATTGTTGCACCGTCCTATATCAATGCGGATGACAAAGCCATTTTGGGCGGTCGTTTCGTTGCGATGGGTGACGCAGTTCAGACCTGCCGGAATGTGAGTGCAGCCAGCGACAGGATCCTCGGTGTATCCATGGTCATTGGTATTTTTCATGAGTTCAAACCTAACCGAAACTTATCAGTGATGACATTACCTCACGGTTCTGAAATCGTGGTTCAGATGGCTGAGGACAGTGAATTAAAAATCGGGGACACCGTTTCTGTTGTCGTAAAAGGCAAAGACGCAGGCACAGCAAGCCATAACGGTGATATCAAAACGCATTTCTATGTCACTGACGTCAACGGCTCATTAGCCAAGATCATGCGCAGTGAAGTTATTAATCAAGCCGGTGGCACAGGAGCAGGGGTGTAA
- a CDS encoding phage baseplate protein, with protein sequence MDLLSGFNTTRASVITRSIGEFQFDCVVIENHSSNLRITENPIESGAAIADHAVLEPKEITIAGIMVGYQPPQYFNALVGGDFSAALDKYPLPVEIRAMTKQAESMVNRYMSMGASILEQVGYSRPVAPWLPNYQGRANDSSRTLDRVGSAYNDLLNLQKLGEPITVMTGLKQYKNMMIVSISVTQMNEGAAEFSLTLREIFIVETQTAQGLHPNLKKSASNKVNMGKTQPKLVDGKSSAVFKINEMAGDPIGATKRFLNGLLGGN encoded by the coding sequence ATGGACTTACTCAGCGGTTTTAACACCACACGCGCATCAGTAATAACGCGCTCTATAGGTGAGTTTCAATTTGACTGTGTGGTTATAGAGAATCACAGTTCGAATTTACGCATTACTGAGAACCCTATCGAATCAGGGGCAGCAATTGCTGATCATGCCGTTCTGGAACCGAAAGAAATAACTATTGCCGGAATTATGGTGGGTTACCAACCTCCTCAGTACTTCAATGCGCTAGTTGGTGGTGATTTTTCCGCTGCGCTGGATAAATACCCACTTCCTGTAGAAATCAGAGCTATGACAAAACAGGCTGAATCTATGGTAAATCGTTATATGTCAATGGGCGCATCCATACTGGAACAAGTCGGTTATAGTCGACCTGTAGCGCCGTGGCTACCTAATTATCAGGGGCGTGCTAATGACAGCTCGCGAACACTGGATAGGGTCGGCTCAGCCTATAACGACTTATTGAACCTCCAAAAACTCGGCGAACCCATTACTGTTATGACTGGCCTGAAACAGTATAAAAACATGATGATTGTTAGTATTAGCGTAACCCAAATGAATGAGGGTGCGGCTGAGTTTAGTCTTACATTACGCGAGATCTTTATCGTGGAAACGCAGACAGCTCAGGGATTACACCCTAATCTGAAAAAATCAGCATCGAACAAGGTCAATATGGGAAAAACCCAACCAAAATTGGTAGATGGAAAATCCTCTGCTGTTTTTAAGATTAATGAAATGGCTGGTGATCCTATCGGTGCGACTAAACGGTTTTTGAATGGGCTTTTGGGAGGTAACTGA
- a CDS encoding DUF3383 domain-containing protein → MSLSIKEVVNAQIMPQAMAARRRDLSMVAIFTPEIGSAFTDDATRYVIVSGAQDVANLFGTQSEVYKAALSLFSVRPTPKRALIGRWAKTKQEIPATANALKGSTISVGINAFKAIGDGSMMLNVGGKGVLLSGLNFRKVIDFTDIATVLQKALPENSNLTVTWDTIGHRVIIQAQTAGEYPATKLGYVTDPNTGTYIGNLLKLQDGQAAIAIGKVAVSIEQELPSEALHKLQNVYQDWYGVYFADAITDEQLDDMHTWITAVDMKVGAYTALRDELLDWNNDNILKKLYDKNSGRLMVEYNKTGDDHAAVSLLGISLSTNWNAQNSAKTVKFKQQTAVRSDDRVTLSDAEKCRRLGVNFYTDYDGVSMIAEGVMLGGVFIDETVGLDAFLDACQKQAFTTLQANPTKIPQTDKGQAMLIGALTVIGNEFVRNGFLAGGLWRGNDIGELTYGDRLDEGFYFYSDSYDLQSLADRESRKAMPIMCAIKLAGAIHSVDLLIQFNR, encoded by the coding sequence ATGAGCTTATCTATTAAAGAGGTGGTCAATGCTCAGATCATGCCACAGGCAATGGCGGCGCGTCGTCGTGATCTGAGTATGGTTGCCATTTTCACCCCTGAAATCGGGAGTGCGTTCACGGATGACGCAACACGCTATGTCATTGTGTCCGGCGCTCAGGATGTGGCGAATCTGTTTGGCACACAATCAGAGGTATATAAAGCAGCGCTATCATTGTTTTCTGTGCGACCTACGCCGAAACGCGCCTTAATTGGTCGTTGGGCTAAAACAAAACAGGAAATTCCCGCAACAGCCAATGCGTTGAAAGGCTCTACTATTTCAGTAGGCATCAACGCATTCAAGGCCATCGGTGATGGTTCAATGATGCTGAATGTCGGCGGAAAAGGTGTTCTGTTGTCCGGCCTGAATTTCAGAAAAGTCATTGATTTCACTGATATCGCAACCGTGTTACAAAAAGCGCTACCTGAAAACAGCAACCTGACGGTCACTTGGGATACAATAGGTCATCGTGTCATTATTCAGGCACAAACGGCAGGGGAGTATCCGGCAACTAAATTGGGTTATGTCACAGATCCAAATACCGGAACCTATATCGGCAATCTGCTGAAATTGCAAGACGGACAGGCCGCCATTGCTATAGGTAAAGTCGCTGTCAGCATCGAGCAAGAATTACCCTCCGAAGCGTTGCATAAACTCCAGAACGTTTATCAGGACTGGTACGGTGTATATTTCGCTGATGCTATCACCGATGAACAATTGGATGATATGCACACATGGATTACAGCAGTTGATATGAAAGTCGGCGCATATACGGCATTGCGTGATGAGTTGCTTGACTGGAATAACGACAACATTTTGAAAAAACTCTACGACAAAAACTCCGGTCGTCTGATGGTGGAATACAACAAAACAGGTGATGACCATGCCGCCGTTTCGCTGTTGGGTATCTCACTCTCGACTAACTGGAATGCGCAAAATTCCGCAAAAACCGTCAAATTCAAACAACAAACGGCTGTCCGTTCTGATGACCGGGTAACTTTATCAGATGCTGAAAAATGCCGTCGTCTGGGCGTCAATTTTTATACCGATTATGACGGTGTATCTATGATTGCTGAGGGCGTCATGCTGGGCGGCGTGTTTATTGATGAAACCGTAGGTCTTGATGCGTTTTTGGATGCGTGCCAGAAACAGGCATTTACAACATTACAGGCGAACCCAACCAAAATACCACAGACAGATAAGGGGCAGGCCATGTTGATCGGTGCTCTGACCGTCATTGGTAATGAGTTCGTGCGTAATGGATTTCTGGCGGGTGGACTCTGGCGCGGAAATGATATCGGTGAATTGACCTATGGTGACAGGCTGGACGAGGGGTTCTATTTCTATTCTGATAGCTACGACCTGCAATCACTGGCTGACCGCGAATCACGTAAGGCCATGCCGATTATGTGCGCGATCAAATTAGCCGGAGCGATTCACTCCGTTGATCTGCTAATCCAATTCAACCGCTAA
- a CDS encoding DUF2213 domain-containing protein, with the protein MTWKRTPQGYVVTTARITRAGPVQYYGHEVGLTGKDINKKITIHRTLEELSRPETLQSFEGQTLTLTHPDSGEVRANEWKNKTIGHIQNVRADGDYIVCDAYLKDANAIRVLEDKGIRELSVGYEPAELVEKNGELHQINIRGNHVAVVAEGRYGADIRLNDKKGTPMKTLKDVIALLKGKRVKDAEGQPLTEDELIGMIAALEKTLQELEGNATPEATAQAQEVVAQLAELKAQLEAAKGTGTSTPPPNDEDPKAGGTDDKDARITALEAENKQLKEENASLKEELEKLKGDNEASATLNDAKTRFPKVNFNDSKSARDVRSAVLLSTHIFTDAQVKAMTDDEIRAAYATVQATSKPRSNIGTHLFNDAASTKKHDFTKQFGGK; encoded by the coding sequence ATGACGTGGAAACGAACACCGCAGGGTTACGTTGTGACCACTGCGCGGATCACCCGTGCTGGCCCAGTGCAATATTACGGGCATGAAGTCGGGTTAACCGGTAAAGATATCAACAAAAAAATTACCATTCACCGCACTCTCGAAGAACTTTCCAGACCTGAAACCCTGCAATCTTTTGAAGGCCAGACATTAACACTGACTCACCCGGATAGCGGCGAGGTGCGGGCTAATGAATGGAAGAATAAAACAATCGGCCACATTCAGAATGTCAGGGCAGACGGCGATTACATTGTCTGTGATGCCTACCTGAAAGATGCCAATGCTATTCGGGTGCTGGAAGATAAAGGAATACGGGAGCTATCAGTGGGTTATGAACCTGCTGAATTGGTCGAGAAGAATGGTGAGTTACATCAAATCAATATTCGCGGCAATCATGTTGCCGTAGTTGCTGAGGGGCGCTACGGCGCTGACATTAGATTAAATGACAAAAAAGGTACACCGATGAAAACATTGAAAGATGTTATTGCATTACTAAAAGGTAAGCGCGTCAAGGATGCGGAGGGGCAACCGCTGACCGAAGATGAGCTGATCGGCATGATTGCGGCGCTGGAAAAAACGTTACAAGAGCTGGAAGGTAACGCAACACCCGAAGCTACCGCTCAAGCACAGGAAGTGGTAGCGCAACTGGCGGAGCTGAAAGCACAACTGGAAGCCGCGAAAGGTACAGGTACGAGTACACCTCCGCCAAATGATGAAGATCCGAAGGCTGGTGGCACTGACGATAAAGACGCCCGCATTACTGCGTTGGAAGCTGAAAACAAACAGCTCAAAGAGGAAAACGCCTCGCTTAAAGAGGAACTGGAAAAGCTGAAAGGTGATAACGAAGCCAGCGCCACGCTGAACGATGCTAAGACTCGTTTCCCGAAAGTGAATTTCAATGACAGTAAATCGGCGCGCGATGTGCGTTCAGCCGTATTGCTGAGCACGCATATATTTACAGATGCTCAGGTTAAAGCCATGACTGACGACGAAATCCGCGCGGCATATGCGACTGTTCAGGCAACATCAAAACCACGTAGCAATATTGGCACGCATTTATTCAACGATGCAGCCTCTACGAAAAAACACGATTTCACCAAGCAATTTGGAGGTAAATAA
- a CDS encoding DUF6694 family lipoprotein, which produces MKKLFLPIILTVFLVGCGEKELKIDASSSDALKSSTQKIYLSLDKDEANKFKSAVLDIGLIAKAVTNNEEDKVKAINKMIGGKTAIEIIAMGEKMNEKK; this is translated from the coding sequence ATGAAAAAATTGTTCTTGCCAATTATTTTAACTGTATTCTTGGTTGGATGTGGAGAAAAGGAGCTGAAAATAGACGCCTCAAGCTCCGATGCTTTAAAATCTTCTACACAAAAAATCTACCTATCTCTTGATAAAGATGAAGCGAATAAATTCAAAAGTGCTGTTCTTGATATTGGTTTAATTGCTAAGGCAGTAACTAACAATGAAGAAGACAAGGTAAAGGCAATCAACAAGATGATCGGAGGCAAAACAGCCATTGAAATCATTGCAATGGGTGAGAAGATGAATGAGAAGAAGTAA
- a CDS encoding major capsid family protein — MTMETVDIQDTLEQVAVEFDNTFEKQEYPDVQLGKFMTITQKGNVQTTDVLYGQEKGTQDLDNGLVDESTTSIELEDVHIEGKKMGYIDWAKGVVYTSLGVERAKRFGIQLDTTKLENLRGVCLRTIQKTALIGHARRRDVTGMMNNPAVNIEDMTKQKPISAMSGSEARAWFIDLIKLGYNASDQIVMPDTIAIDSMDLLTLSGLYDASITNGATNINALAAIKEALREFAQTEISIIGVPMGFAQGIGTKGANRACVYTNKEDTIFTDWARAPTTGSVFQRSSLSWEVPLEAQFTGAIIRKLDRFIYVDYKSA, encoded by the coding sequence ATGACAATGGAAACAGTAGACATTCAGGACACACTAGAGCAGGTGGCGGTTGAGTTTGACAACACCTTCGAAAAACAGGAATACCCTGACGTTCAGTTGGGTAAGTTCATGACCATTACCCAGAAAGGTAACGTACAGACCACGGATGTTTTGTACGGTCAGGAGAAAGGAACTCAAGATCTGGATAATGGCCTAGTTGATGAGAGTACGACATCTATTGAACTGGAAGATGTTCACATCGAAGGCAAAAAGATGGGTTACATCGACTGGGCGAAAGGGGTTGTGTACACCTCGCTCGGCGTTGAGCGTGCAAAGCGGTTCGGTATTCAGTTGGATACGACCAAGCTGGAAAACTTGCGCGGTGTTTGTCTGCGCACTATCCAGAAAACAGCCCTGATTGGTCATGCTCGTCGCCGTGATGTAACTGGGATGATGAATAATCCGGCGGTTAACATTGAGGATATGACTAAGCAGAAGCCCATTTCCGCGATGTCAGGCTCTGAGGCGCGGGCATGGTTCATTGATCTGATTAAGCTGGGCTATAACGCCAGTGACCAGATAGTGATGCCAGATACTATCGCAATTGACAGTATGGATTTGTTGACGCTCTCCGGTCTTTATGATGCCTCCATCACCAATGGTGCGACCAATATCAACGCACTGGCAGCGATTAAAGAGGCGCTGCGTGAATTCGCCCAAACCGAGATCAGTATCATCGGTGTCCCTATGGGATTCGCTCAGGGGATTGGTACAAAAGGCGCTAACCGCGCTTGTGTTTACACCAATAAAGAAGACACGATATTTACTGACTGGGCGCGTGCACCGACAACCGGTTCTGTCTTCCAGCGCTCCTCACTGAGCTGGGAGGTTCCACTGGAAGCGCAATTTACCGGCGCGATTATCCGTAAGCTCGACAGGTTCATATACGTCGATTACAAAAGCGCATAA
- a CDS encoding phage neck terminator protein: MDTTTLSQLDMRAVRQMIATVLKLPESVVLDADGETDVSDIQSFITVNRVTSELMGEEYKFNARKEVEIITVTRETLISVNAFGKNAYLIIEKFASVLRTSYAQSLLTSMGAGLVRKSQIRNLPTAIAGGKEQRAQIDLTLSHIHRIETPINQAKTVDITVYED; the protein is encoded by the coding sequence ATGGATACTACGACTCTCTCGCAACTCGATATGAGGGCAGTCAGACAGATGATAGCGACGGTTTTGAAATTACCTGAATCTGTTGTACTGGATGCTGACGGTGAAACCGATGTGTCTGATATACAGTCATTTATCACTGTGAATCGGGTAACATCGGAATTAATGGGTGAAGAATACAAGTTCAATGCAAGGAAAGAAGTTGAAATTATCACCGTCACTCGCGAAACCCTTATCTCTGTTAATGCCTTCGGCAAAAATGCCTATCTCATTATTGAAAAATTCGCCTCTGTTCTCAGAACCAGCTACGCACAATCCCTGCTTACTAGTATGGGGGCTGGGTTGGTCAGGAAATCCCAAATCCGTAACCTGCCAACTGCTATTGCAGGGGGTAAAGAACAGCGGGCGCAAATTGATTTAACTCTCTCTCATATCCACCGGATAGAAACGCCGATTAATCAGGCGAAAACGGTTGATATTACTGTCTATGAGGATTAG
- a CDS encoding phage protein: MRQFGRQVKLNIGNTKESIEITNLRVAFEISKTIGSEPNPATIQVWNLNPSHRNLITSKIYNRVSLAVGYEELRVIYMGDIIEAITQRDGLDFIIQLTCGDGYEAYTGALVNKTLAAGATDTSILAEATRSMRVGNGVVDLPKDRALPRGKVLTGNARDIMHKIARNNGADWSVQDGNMTVLPKSKVLADNEGFVLSQEAGMIGSPEKTDDGLSVSCLLNPVMRIGGLVRVQSIIPEYSGDYKVTALEHSGDFMGDNWTTKITCIGGKYQKVEKKDGQIPNTA, from the coding sequence ATGAGGCAATTCGGACGACAGGTTAAACTGAATATCGGCAACACTAAAGAGTCTATTGAAATTACTAATCTGAGAGTCGCCTTCGAAATATCTAAAACCATTGGTAGCGAACCAAATCCGGCCACAATCCAAGTGTGGAACCTCAATCCCTCACATCGCAATTTAATTACCAGTAAAATTTATAACCGTGTCAGTCTGGCAGTCGGTTATGAAGAACTTCGAGTAATCTACATGGGTGACATCATTGAGGCGATAACACAGCGGGATGGGCTGGACTTCATTATCCAGTTGACGTGCGGTGATGGCTACGAAGCGTACACGGGCGCATTGGTCAATAAAACGTTGGCGGCGGGTGCGACTGATACCAGTATTCTGGCTGAGGCCACCAGATCGATGAGGGTTGGTAATGGTGTGGTGGATTTACCGAAAGACAGAGCACTGCCGCGCGGCAAAGTTCTAACCGGAAATGCACGCGACATTATGCACAAAATCGCCCGTAATAACGGCGCTGACTGGTCAGTGCAGGATGGCAACATGACTGTATTACCTAAAAGTAAGGTGCTCGCCGATAACGAGGGGTTCGTTCTGTCTCAGGAGGCGGGAATGATTGGCAGTCCAGAGAAAACCGATGATGGATTATCAGTGAGTTGTTTACTAAATCCGGTTATGCGGATAGGCGGACTGGTGCGGGTTCAGTCAATTATTCCTGAATATAGCGGTGATTACAAAGTTACTGCCTTAGAACACTCCGGCGATTTCATGGGTGACAACTGGACAACCAAAATCACCTGCATTGGTGGAAAATATCAGAAGGTGGAAAAGAAAGATGGACAAATACCCAACACTGCTTGA
- a CDS encoding KilA-N domain-containing protein, translated as MNNVANKNLPVIAGVEITTDSEGRFNLNALHKASGQQQSRAPSEWVKSDAIKSLILEVANLTRGNPLVRKEGRYGGTFAHELLAVSYAGWISPAFQLQVNQTFIDYRSGKLVPEKSKSGLPEYRRARTLKMSVDAISSLFDLMPNLSSEAKQCAAANIVNPIVGFEAVPLPVLEEKYYTAGEVGKMLDVSANKIGRVANEHNLKNEQHGKFFLDKSAHSSKQVEAFRYNENGIKALRHLIHGVEVA; from the coding sequence ATGAATAATGTAGCAAATAAAAATCTTCCTGTCATTGCAGGCGTAGAAATCACTACCGATTCAGAAGGTCGTTTTAACCTGAATGCTTTGCATAAGGCGAGTGGACAACAGCAATCAAGAGCACCTAGCGAGTGGGTTAAATCAGATGCTATTAAGTCATTGATTCTTGAGGTTGCAAATTTAACTCGTGGAAATCCCCTAGTTAGAAAAGAAGGTCGTTATGGTGGTACTTTTGCACATGAACTTTTAGCAGTCTCATATGCAGGGTGGATCAGTCCAGCATTCCAATTGCAGGTGAACCAGACTTTCATTGATTATCGTTCAGGGAAATTAGTACCAGAGAAAAGCAAGTCAGGCTTGCCTGAATACCGCCGCGCCAGAACGCTGAAAATGTCAGTTGATGCTATCAGTAGCCTGTTTGACCTAATGCCGAACCTGAGCAGTGAAGCGAAACAGTGCGCAGCAGCCAATATTGTTAATCCTATTGTTGGTTTTGAAGCAGTCCCTCTTCCTGTGCTGGAAGAAAAATACTACACAGCAGGTGAAGTAGGAAAAATGCTGGATGTGTCAGCAAACAAAATCGGACGGGTTGCCAATGAACACAACCTTAAAAATGAACAACACGGTAAGTTCTTTTTGGATAAATCCGCTCACTCAAGTAAGCAAGTGGAAGCATTCCGTTATAACGAGAACGGCATTAAGGCGCTGAGACATTTAATTCACGGTGTAGAAGTAGCGTAA
- a CDS encoding phage tail assembly chaperone, translating to MNIDNITYEHRQSNFIEAKNHALKLIGLLKGCISTKGDNVDIDIGAIAANIGSPEMQGVEQFVFKYVTATDENGETLLLQKPDVFNSHFNTHRSHYFQLIFDGLKFHFADFLPAGVASAKNINLSAILSN from the coding sequence ATGAACATCGATAACATCACTTACGAGCACCGTCAGAGCAATTTTATTGAAGCGAAAAATCACGCTTTAAAATTAATTGGCCTGCTTAAAGGTTGCATCTCAACGAAAGGGGATAATGTGGATATTGATATCGGGGCGATTGCGGCCAATATTGGCTCACCGGAAATGCAGGGTGTTGAGCAATTCGTGTTTAAGTACGTCACGGCAACGGATGAAAATGGAGAAACCCTTTTGCTGCAAAAACCGGATGTGTTTAACAGCCACTTTAATACTCACCGCTCGCATTACTTCCAGTTGATTTTTGACGGACTGAAATTCCATTTTGCGGATTTTTTGCCCGCTGGGGTCGCATCTGCGAAAAATATCAATCTCTCAGCGATCCTCAGCAATTAA